The proteins below come from a single Micropterus dolomieu isolate WLL.071019.BEF.003 ecotype Adirondacks linkage group LG05, ASM2129224v1, whole genome shotgun sequence genomic window:
- the crocc2 gene encoding rootletin isoform X4 has protein sequence MSSQREQDGHSPRLETVIQKLEDSLLHSDGSSGERTLMLRGDGQESSISPTPVTTRIRQIITRHLAEQPAGESSEVSELEESRALGDQLSPSQLDHDQSSDKQLIQVPMLQSAVDSDQDSVSPGSLQFQNKERTYRQKLQVYQEAQQRQAQLVQKLQTKVLQYKKRCGGLEEQVLEKTSESEKMRLLDASSGGVRVCACVCVCVCVQLQAHLDTAQRQQRTEQDLNMAIQNKCAQLEEEQKRCASLSHVNSMLREQLEQAGTVNRGLTESLWKAREDAELCDTRLRREQETCASRLSREQARVRALWRQAASLRTTFTQLRTFTDRTLSEMRAECVAGSQQLHVASMNLVAKVTQESTSSGVDMSALERQLKDKLKDVMQLQGRWDAEKVELNSRILELTDTVKHLRSQNSQKDASLDTMQISLDRMETRRTEDKAEMEVLHTEIQALQKILCHVHQLVGGEGDSSGSEIVSSSPPNGRSPLRNTTLMAVQTALSKHQKKTQDLRGRLDAALEQVDTLRGHLQERDAERRELEQKIQELKRESQEAKKALEERVRDSNRYRCSLELISSEKGSLEKLLSGLQQEVDSQRAELEVLRGSSLELQRQRDLLRQQREDLEMQLARQRTEAQRGERSLEELEGKNSDLRRELVTVKEALSQITLQKEVLEDDKASLALALSKMESQSAAHELAFTKLQNQEAALKDSLAKMAALSEGLAKDKVELNRILLQTEGEKAELGERRREAEMERAAAREETARLQQEMMNLLVEKQALEGSHSHLQDLCQKLEAELSLLQKENAQALEQHSQVNRQMQSVSEELCACRKELETQTTALKRATHDREELAKDKAALDVKLNSAERKACGLTQELVALRAEKESLETALFESQQLASSLEAEYTRMEGERRGLLLANEALTRDGARMRVDGERQFVQAAQERSKLEEKLSQVQRNTLLTLNNKEQIHREQLEAERQKKEQQCAELTVQRERAEEQLRRQCAELRLHSQKELQQVQEELARLQQDFNQSLLQAESEKQQALSQKEAEKAALTEKLAALQQDLATAGMELERMQREAFSKQEQDMNAMAVFQSELQDLQTQFEESLNSHENTKKSLTEQIRELNQQSEHAQLELEGLRRQLQEAEDALIKERGEMIEAHRQLQECAQDRDTQRKEALDLRRLLGDETREKEAIQASNQELRAFIKRAESDNSSLRRAVEEREQKVAVLEECRSSMNREATSLRSSMRELEKSRLQARRELQELRRQIKVLEGENSQQKQELQELQGRVCQEEQKEEEARRKAFTLKQRLLECEAGREAALNEVAGLQRRVVEQETAEHQNRELLQEREAYQQQCDQMHRETTSQLEQALEDARIQVKELSVQVGLAESKVQSLGEQLGQSDAKRRDLELKLAGLYSALRRTVGTSHTRLSGTLGSCRRSPSPWRNHVQVKGRDSVTDGSVLSLSRGEDEELDVDSVYTVLREFQQELRDTQRDRDEAKAQIVSLSQQVTELQGSQDNSATQLIQLQKALKQSEQGKKEMAEGLHEAHRSLSLQEEVIRRTERDKRKLEEEVAQFRTALQASDAESRALEDKLELLQGLECRGNVEQRKLKESLEAAENRVSRLELSQRTLEGELQRAQLRAAELDAEAGALQERLTELRRKLGESEDRCAALKVSEERLSTSLARAEQHESQLREQLRKLSDSLSDNRTCSGALQEQVSQLQRALTASEQDRRLLQERLDKTREALSECKRLNHKLTEQTQNLQRAHEDLELQNSELEKHNRTLKECLKQQQETELQARGSSQQLQQEKEELQHKVTSLQTSLQKLQSERAEMERVLTRLGKDRSALRKTLEKVEMEKLRREEEAALAAREREQLGQTVHSLEQELAEKQDELQTVQAQISQLEHSHAQRLLEVTAHHHQELDLETDRLRDSQLQAEEALEIRERAHRQRVKCLEEQVLALKEQLDQETRRRQAYFNQMLQPGV, from the exons CTCATTCAGGTGCCGATGCTGCAGTCAGCCGTGGACTCAGACCAGGACAGTGTATCACCAGGATCCCTGCAGTTTCAGAACAAGGAGAGaacttacaggcaaaaactgcaGGTCTACCAGGAGGCTCAGCAGAGACAAGCGCAACTTGTTCAAAAGCTTCAGACCAAG GTTCTTCAGTACAAGAAGAGGTGTGGGGGACTAGAAGAGCAGGTGCTGGAGAAGACCTCAGAGTCTGAGAAGATGAGATTGTTG GATGCCAGTAGTggtggtgtgcgtgtgtgtgcgtgtgtgtgtgtgtgtgtgtgtgttcagctgcAGGCCCACCTGGACACAGCCCAGCGTCAGCAGCGGACAGAGCAGGATCTCAACATGGCTATCCAGAATAAGTGTgctcagctggaggaggagcagaagag GTGTGCCAGCCTCAGCCATGTCAACTCTATGCTGCGGGAACAACTGGAGCAGGCAGGCACTGTCAACCGCGGGCTAACAGAGAGCTTGTGGAAGGCTCGTGAAGACGCTGAATTGTGTGACACGCGTCTGCGCAGAGAGCAAGAG aCGTGCGCTTCCCGGCTAAGTCGTGAACAGGCTCGTGTCAGAGCACTGTGGCGCCAGGCCGCTTCCCTGCGGACCACTTTTACCCAGCTAAGAACTTTCACTGACAG GACTCTGTCTGAAATGCGCGCGGAGTGTGTTGCTGGCAGCCAGCAGCTGCATGTTGCCAGCATGAATTTAGTGGCCAAAGTAACACAGGAGAGCACCTCTAGTGGTGTGGATATGTCAGCACTGGAGAGGCAGCTGAAGGACAAGCTGAAAGATGTCATGCAGCTTCAGGGTCGTTGGGATGCAGAGAAAGTTGAACTTAACTCCAG AATCCTGGAGCTGACTGACACGGTGAAGCACCTCCGCAGCCAGAACAGTCAGAAAGATGCCAGCCTCGACACTATGCAGATCAGTCTGGACAGGATG GAGACGAGGAGAACAGAGGATAAAGCAGAGATGGAGGTCCTCCACACAGAGATCCAAGCCCTCCAGAAGATTTTATGCCATGTTCACCAG CTGGTTGGCGGCGAGGGTGATAGCAGTGGCTCTGAAATTGTGTCTTCCTCACCTCCTAATGGCCGGTCTCCTCTGAGGAACACTACCCTGATGGCTGTGCAGACTGCTCTTTCCAAGcaccagaaaaaaacacag GACCTGCGTGGGCGTCTGGATGCTGCCCTGGAGCAAGTGGACACACTGCGCGGTCACCTGCAGGAGAGGGATGCTGAGAGGAGAGAGCTGGAGCAGAAGATCCAGGAACTAAAGAGGGAAAGTCAGGAAGCTAAAAAAGCCCTGGAGGAACGCGTCAGAGACAGCAACAGATACCGCTGCTCACTGGAGCTCATCTCCAG TGAGAAGGGCAGCCTTGAAAAGCTGCTGTCAGGGCTGCAGCAGGAGGTGGACTCCCAGCGTGCCGAGCTGGAGGTACTGCGGGGCTCATCACTGGAGCTCCAGAGACAGAGGGACCTCCTgaggcagcagagggaggatCTGGAGATGCAGCTGGCACGCCAGCGCACGGAGGCCCAAAGAGG cgAGAGGAGTTTGGAGGAGCTTGAAGGGAAGAACTCAGATCTGCGTAGGGAGCTTGTGACAGTGAAGGAGGCTCTGAGTCAAATTACCCTGCAGAAGGAAGTGTTGGAGGATGATAAGGCTAGCCTTGCTCTGGCTCTCAGCAAG ATGGAGTCCCAAAGTGCTGCACATGAGTTAGCCTTCACCAAACTGCAGAATCAAGAGGCTGCCTTAAAAGATTCTCTGGCCAAAATGGCTGCCCTGAGCGAAGGCTTAGCCAAAGACAAGGTGGAACTCAATCGTATtctgctgcag ACAGAAGGTGAGAAGGCAGAGCTTGGTGAACGTAGACGGGAAGCTGAAATGGAGCGGGCAGCAGCCAGGGAGGAGACAGCCCGGCTGCAACAAGAGATGATGAATCTGCTCGTTGAGAAACAAGCCCTGGAGGGCTCCCACAGCCACTTGCAGGATCTCTGCCAGAAGCTTGAAGCAGAGCTGAGCCTGCTGCAGAAGGAGAACGCTCAGGCCCTGGAGCAGCACTCCCAG GTCAACAGGCAGATGCAGAGTGTGTCAGAGGAGCTGTGTGCGTGCAGGAAGGAGCTTGAGACTCAGACCACAGCCCTGAAGAGAGCTACCCATGACAGGGAGGAGCTGGCCAAGGACAAGGCTGCTCTGGATGTCAAGCTAAACTCCGCAGAACGAAAGGCCTGTGGTCTCACGCAGGAGCTGGTTGCACTTAG AGCAGAGAAGGAGTCCCTTGAGACGGCTCTGTTTGAGAGCCAGCAGCTTGCCTCGTCCCTGGAGGCCGAGTACACCAGGATGGAGGGGGAGAGGCGCGGTTTGCTCCTGGCTAACGAGGCCTTGACGC GTGATGGTGCTCGGATGCGTGTGGATGGTGAACGCCAGTTTGTACAGGCTGCACAAGAGAGGAGTAAGTTGGAGGAGAAGCTGTCCCAGGTGCAGAGGAATACCCTGCTGACCCTGAACAACAAAGAGCAAATTCACAGGGAGCAGCTCGAAGCTGAACGCCAGAAAAAG GAACAGCAGTGTGCGGAACTGACAGTTCAACGGGAGCGGGCTGAGGAGCAGCTGCGGAGACAGTGTGCGGAGCTGCGTTTGCACAGCcagaaggagctgcagcaggtgcAGGAGGAGCTGGCCAGGCTGCAGCAGGACTTCAACCAAAGCCTCCTGCAAGCTGAGAGtgaaaagcagcag GCTTTGTCCCAGAAGGAGGCGGAGAAGGCTGCCCTCACGGAGAAGCTAGCAGCCCTGCAGCAGGACCTAGCCACAGCCGGCATGGAGCTTGAGCGCATGCAGCGGGAGGCTTTTAGCAAACAGGAGCAGGATATG AATGCAATGGCTGTCTTTCAGTCTGAGCTGCAAGACTTGCAGACTCAGTTTGAAGAGTCTTTAAACTCTCATGAAAATACCAAGAAGAGTCTGACTGAGCAAATCAGAGAGTTGAACCAGCAGAGTGAACATGCACAACTGGAG TTAGAAGGCCTTCGTCGGCAGCTGCAGGAAGCAGAGGATGCACTTATTAAAGAGCGAGGGGAGATGATTGAGGCTCACAGACAGCTCCAGGAGTGTGCACAGGATCGGGACACGCAACGAAAAGAAGCCCTGGACCTGAGAAGGCTCTTAGGTGATGAgaccagagagaaagaggccaTCCAGGCCTCTAACCAGGAGCTAAGAGCTTTCATCAAGAGAGCAGAGAGTGACAACAGCAG TTTGAGAAGAGCTGTGGAGGAGAGGGAGCAGAAAGTGGCCGTCTTAGAGGAATGTAGGAGCTCGATGAACCGAGAGGCAACCTCTCTACGGAGCAGTATGAGAGAGCTGGAGAAGTCTCGCTTGCAAGCACGCAGAGAGCTGCAGGAGCTGCGCAGACAG ATAAAGGTCCTTGAAGGCGAGAACAGCCAGCAGAAACAGGAGCTGCAAGAGTTGCAGGGCCGGGTGTGTCAGGAGgaacagaaggaggaggaggcacgTCGCAAGGCTTTCACTCTCAAACAGAGATTGCTGGAGTGCGAGGCTGGCAGAGAAGCAGCGCTGAATGAG GTTGCAGGTCTGCAGCGCCgtgtggtggaacaggagacAGCGGAGCATCAGAACCGAGAGCTGCTGCAGGAAAGAGAGGCTTATCAGCAGCAGTGTGACCAGATGCACAGGGAAACCACCTCACAGCTGGAACAAGCACTAGAAGATGCCAGGATCCAGGTCAAGGAACTCTCTGTGCAGGTTGGCCTTGCAGAAAGCAAGGTCCAGAGCCTGGGAGAGCAGCTGGGCCAAAGTGATGCCAAACGCAGGGACCTGGAGCTCAAGTTGGCGGGGTTGTATTCAGCCCTGCGCCGCACTGTTGGTACAAGCCATACAAGGCTTTCAGGCACACTTGGGTCCTGTAGACGGTCTCCCTCTCCCTGGAGAAACCACGTACAAGTAAAAG GGCGAGACAGTGTGACAGACGGATCTGTATTGTCCTTGTCCCGTGGCGAAGATGAAGAGCTGGATGTGGACTCGGTGTACACAGTCCTACGGGAATTCCAGCAGGAACTCAGGgatacacagagagacagg GATGAAGCAAAGGCTCAGATAGTTAGTCTGAGTCAGCAAGTTACAGAGCTCCAAGGCAGCCAGGATAATTCAGCAACCCAGCTCATACAGCTACAGAAGGCCTTAAAGCAGTCAGAGCAGG GAAAAAAGGAGATGGCAGAAGGATTGCATGAGGCACATAGGTCCCTTTCCCTGCAGGAGGAAGTAATACGGCGTACAGAGAGAGATAAGAGAAAGCTTGAAGAGGAGGTTGCTCAATTCAGGACTGCTCTGCAAGCTTCTGACGCTGAGTCCAGGGCACTGGAA GACAAGTTGGAGCTCTTGCAGGGCTTAGAATGCCGTGGAAATGTAGAACAACGGAAGCTGAAGGAGTCTCTGGAAGCAGCAGAGAACAGGGTGAGTCGTCTGGAGCTCTCTCAACGCACCCTTGAAGGTGAGCTACAGAGGGCCCAGCTCAGGGCAGCAGAGCTGGATGCAGAAGCAGGGGCTTTGCAGGAAAGACTGACAGAGCTGAGGAGGAAGCTGGGTGAGAGTGAGGACCGGTGTGCAGCGCTGAAGGTCAGCGAGGAGAGGTTGTCCACATCACTGGCTCGCGCTGAGCAGCACGAGAGCCAGCTGAGAGAACAGCTCCGCAAACTGTCAGACAGCCTCAGTGACAACAGGACCTGCAGCGGAGCCCTGCAGGAGCAGGTCTCACAGCTCCAGAGGGCTCTGACTGCCAGCGAGCAGGACCGAAGGCTGCTGCAG GAACGTCTGGATAAAACACGAGAAGCCCTTTCAGAGTGTAAGAGGCTGAACCACAAACTAACAGAGCAGACCCAGAACCTTCAAAGAGCCCATGAGGACTTGGAGCTCCAAAATTCTGAGTTGGAGAAACATAACAGGACACTGAAGGAG TGCCTGAAGCAACAGCAGGAAACTGAACTGCAGGCCCGAGGGAGCtcccagcagctgcagcaagAGAAGGAGGAACTCCAGCACAAGGTcaccagtctccagacctcttTGCAAAAGCTACAGAGTGAGAGAGCAGAGATGGAGAGGGTGCTGACACGCCTTGGTAAAGACAGGTCAGCACTCAGGAAGACACTGGAAAAG GTGGAGATGGAGAAgctgaggagggaggaggaggcagcGTTGGCAgccagagagagggagcagtTGGGGCAGACAGTGCACAGCCTGGAGCAGGAGCTGGCTGAAAAGCAGGATGAGCTGCAGACTGTGCAG GCCCAAATCTCCCAGTTGGAGCACTCTCATGCACAGCGCCTCCTGGAGGTGACAGCCCACCATCACCAGGAGCTGGATTTGGAGACGGACCGTCTGAGGGACAGTCAGCTCCAAGCAGAGGAGGCCTTGGAGATCAGGGAGAGGGCCCATCGCCAGAGGGTCAAATGCCTGGAGGAACAG GTGCTGGCTCTGAAAGAGCAGCTAGATCAGGAAACAAGAAGACGACAGGCCTATTTCAATCAGATGCTACAACCTGGTGTGTAG